The following are from one region of the Methanospirillum hungatei genome:
- a CDS encoding AAA family ATPase, translating to MEPITHLKEEIQILCAGFSSHFIERDEEIRGAILAILSNENILYLGPPGTAKTYLAQNICNSIKGAEFFSYLLTRFTTPEEIFGPLSLQSLERDEFRRKTEGCLPSSHIAFLDEIFKANSSILNSLLTILNERRFHNGTDIINTPLLTVFGASNELPEEDENLEALYDRFLFRYDVRYIQSPDNVRTLLFCTDTSFIPPVTLTTDKVAQIRNQARSVSIPEEVQNSILSLKRQLEHQDGEDDENVRVSDRRWKKITGVLKVAAAANGTKTVDRTMLLLLQHLLWDLPEQKDRIRSIIIEHMVTGGTDTKRLEVGIRQVYRMLTQEDGIHENARLPVPVFAHDSDGNKQKIISFGELIAASKEKKYYYFSIETSFSTGYPFSQIMGILESEYQFSPKRYQASEIREICEAEYANLMEEYQKFVNTVRDDSNLLKQNLEANIWLTCSDIDEVLSVRQNYLAWLPLLEENMNALSVAIRS from the coding sequence ATGGAACCCATCACTCATCTAAAAGAAGAGATCCAGATTCTCTGTGCCGGGTTTTCTTCGCATTTCATCGAACGTGACGAGGAAATACGTGGTGCCATCCTTGCAATCCTCTCAAATGAAAACATCCTCTATCTCGGTCCTCCTGGAACTGCGAAAACATATCTTGCTCAGAACATTTGTAATTCTATCAAAGGGGCAGAATTTTTTTCCTATCTCCTGACGAGGTTTACCACTCCGGAAGAGATTTTCGGCCCACTGTCACTTCAATCCCTTGAACGTGATGAATTCAGGAGAAAGACCGAGGGATGCCTCCCTTCCTCTCATATCGCTTTTCTTGACGAGATCTTTAAGGCGAACAGTTCTATCCTCAACAGCCTGCTCACCATCTTAAACGAGCGACGGTTTCATAATGGAACTGACATTATCAATACGCCTCTTCTGACAGTATTCGGAGCATCAAATGAACTCCCTGAAGAAGATGAAAACCTTGAGGCACTTTATGACCGATTTCTCTTCAGGTATGATGTCCGGTACATTCAGAGTCCGGATAATGTGAGAACACTGCTCTTTTGTACTGACACTTCATTTATTCCCCCGGTAACTCTCACTACGGATAAGGTAGCCCAGATCCGGAATCAGGCGAGGTCTGTTTCCATCCCCGAAGAAGTGCAGAATAGTATCCTCTCCTTAAAACGGCAGCTCGAACATCAGGATGGAGAAGATGATGAAAATGTTCGGGTGTCTGATCGGCGGTGGAAGAAGATAACCGGAGTGCTCAAGGTTGCAGCAGCCGCAAATGGGACTAAAACAGTTGACAGGACCATGCTCCTCCTATTGCAGCATCTCCTCTGGGACCTGCCAGAACAGAAAGATCGGATTCGGTCCATCATAATCGAACATATGGTCACTGGAGGAACGGATACGAAAAGGCTTGAGGTGGGAATCCGACAGGTGTATCGGATGCTTACCCAGGAGGATGGGATCCACGAAAATGCCCGGTTACCAGTTCCTGTCTTCGCTCATGACAGTGACGGGAACAAGCAGAAGATTATCTCATTTGGAGAACTGATCGCGGCTTCAAAAGAGAAAAAATATTATTATTTTTCGATTGAGACCTCATTTTCAACCGGGTACCCGTTCTCTCAAATAATGGGAATATTAGAGAGTGAGTACCAGTTTTCGCCCAAAAGATACCAGGCTTCAGAAATCCGGGAGATCTGTGAGGCAGAGTATGCCAATCTCATGGAGGAATATCAGAAATTTGTAAACACTGTCAGAGACGATAGTAATCTACTGAAACAAAACCTTGAAGCAAATATCTGGCTCACATGCTCTGATATTGATGAAGTGCTATCTGTTCGGCAGAATTACCTTGCCTGGTTGCCTCTCCTTGAAGAGAATATGAATGCCCTTTCTGTTGCTATCCGGTCCTGA
- a CDS encoding VWA domain-containing protein, translated as MNPFLSSPEPLYPNSPIGRNLVRDIAIVPRRISYNIREELVSIMVLELMEGIHCTIRDSHKFRERYGIFYQILIHLRYSPLWHEIQDLAGDSPETAAPAARFFITKILDLLDRAYVPGTELYADIDEEIQAFLVALEHSGDETVQDKPDTMTTDLSSLLHELTELLSRLTTDDLGYPPVLNEFCRDCMTAIEHCKDGEEQKEHQSAPESNTLENLLDEFEQAVHDLEKKADPEKDDSGGTKTSVPQNGPGGHGEGTIRADNLSRIASLIHKILDHFQGQDMQLTELDGIQPEFWKSGEESRRLQSILQKTVIDPASSLIQSLDPHRRAIRFLAEAQPGTDWGLDMTSEKIAVIEKLELFARYAEKNQELKRIIRQIGRMRYDIGVLSHGISPMSRSEMYSITRSRDIARLLPIEMVKISHPKLKLKFFADFSEGKLLTYNLKGPGQAGGKPKKKMGPVVALVDTSGSMNGFPETIAKSIIFALATRMVREKRDVKVILFSGPGDTSEIEMSPERMMTDGFLLFLQRSFGGGTDFMTALYSGLESLHQPAFRGADLLFLTDGVSEISGRGVITEWKRVKKEQDARIFSFIIGGDDVGGLSSISDYVYFIEEDPERMLRIIPSPDNPAL; from the coding sequence ATGAACCCCTTTCTTTCCAGCCCAGAACCTTTGTATCCCAACTCACCTATTGGAAGAAACCTTGTCCGTGATATTGCCATTGTGCCCCGTCGAATTTCCTACAATATTCGTGAGGAACTTGTATCAATTATGGTTCTGGAGCTTATGGAAGGGATACATTGCACAATTCGTGATTCGCATAAGTTCAGGGAGCGGTATGGGATCTTCTACCAGATTCTTATCCACCTTCGTTATTCTCCATTGTGGCATGAAATACAGGACCTGGCCGGAGATTCTCCGGAGACTGCAGCTCCTGCAGCCCGTTTTTTCATTACCAAGATACTTGACCTTCTTGATAGGGCTTATGTTCCTGGAACGGAGCTTTATGCAGATATTGATGAAGAGATACAGGCATTTCTTGTTGCTCTGGAGCATTCAGGTGATGAAACGGTACAGGATAAACCAGATACCATGACCACTGATCTGTCATCTCTTCTTCATGAACTTACAGAACTCCTCTCCAGACTGACAACCGATGACCTTGGTTATCCACCAGTGTTGAATGAGTTCTGTAGGGATTGCATGACTGCCATTGAACATTGTAAGGATGGAGAAGAGCAGAAAGAACACCAATCAGCCCCTGAATCGAATACCCTTGAAAATCTACTTGATGAGTTTGAACAGGCGGTTCATGATCTTGAAAAGAAAGCAGATCCTGAAAAGGACGATTCAGGTGGAACGAAAACCAGTGTACCGCAGAACGGACCAGGAGGGCATGGAGAAGGTACTATCCGGGCAGATAATCTCTCACGGATTGCATCTCTTATCCATAAGATTTTGGATCATTTCCAGGGACAGGACATGCAATTGACTGAATTGGATGGGATACAGCCTGAGTTTTGGAAGTCTGGAGAAGAGTCCAGAAGACTCCAGTCCATTCTTCAAAAGACTGTCATTGATCCTGCCAGTTCTCTCATTCAATCTCTGGATCCTCACCGGAGAGCGATACGGTTTCTTGCTGAGGCCCAACCTGGGACTGACTGGGGGCTGGATATGACTTCAGAAAAGATAGCAGTGATTGAGAAACTGGAGCTGTTTGCGAGGTATGCGGAGAAGAATCAGGAGCTAAAACGAATTATACGGCAGATCGGGAGAATGAGATATGACATTGGTGTTCTTTCTCATGGTATCTCTCCGATGAGTAGATCAGAGATGTACTCTATCACCCGATCCAGGGATATCGCCCGTCTTCTCCCAATTGAAATGGTGAAAATATCACATCCAAAATTAAAATTAAAATTCTTTGCTGATTTTTCCGAGGGAAAACTACTTACCTATAATCTTAAGGGCCCAGGGCAGGCAGGTGGCAAACCAAAGAAGAAAATGGGGCCGGTTGTTGCCCTTGTGGATACATCCGGGTCAATGAACGGATTTCCAGAAACGATTGCCAAGTCGATTATATTTGCACTTGCAACCCGGATGGTGCGAGAGAAACGGGATGTAAAGGTGATTCTCTTCTCCGGTCCGGGTGATACGAGTGAGATTGAGATGTCACCGGAGAGGATGATGACTGACGGGTTTCTGTTATTTCTTCAGAGATCATTTGGAGGAGGGACTGATTTTATGACCGCCCTCTATTCAGGTCTTGAATCGCTCCACCAGCCAGCTTTTCGGGGTGCTGACCTGCTTTTCCTGACTGATGGTGTCTCTGAGATCTCGGGCAGGGGAGTAATCACCGAGTGGAAACGGGTGAAAAAAGAGCAGGATGCCCGAATTTTTTCGTTTATTATCGGCGGAGATGATGTAGGAGGACTGTCATCGATTTCAGATTATGTTTACTTTATAGAGGAGGATCCAGAGAGGATGCTCCGGATTATCCCATCTCCTGATAATCCGGCATTGTGA
- the rd gene encoding rubredoxin — protein MDSYECTVCGYVYDPAKGDEKNQIPPGTAFEDLPDDWLCPLCLEGKEVFEKVS, from the coding sequence ATGGATTCATATGAATGCACAGTTTGTGGATATGTGTATGATCCCGCAAAGGGTGATGAAAAAAATCAAATTCCACCCGGTACTGCATTTGAAGATCTCCCTGATGACTGGCTCTGTCCGCTCTGCCTGGAGGGGAAAGAAGTGTTCGAGAAAGTTTCTTAA
- the hcp gene encoding hydroxylamine reductase: protein MFCYQCEETARGTGCTVKGVCGKEDHTAGFQDVLIYLCKGISARNIPAIVKGEGNKDAGSFITEALFATLTNTNFDDQRIKELINQAVIIRDAIPKSGDNEPDACTWTPKSDADIQAKAKEIADLAHVDDDVHSLQAMLIFGLKGLAAYYHHAEMLGYTDDEITKFIQKGLDSTLRVLPADQMTALVLECGSVGVKVLALLDSANSKTYGNPEITSVKTTAGTKPGILITGHDLRDLEQLLEQSKDSGVDIYTHGEMLPANAYPNLKKFSHLVGNYGSSWWHQKEEFEKFNGPIVVTTNCIVPPKDQYKDKIYTTGPAGYPGVKHIAKSTDGTKDFSKVIEHAKTCQPPSDPGTNGRDLITGCAHEAVLALAGTVVEAVKNGDIKRFIVMAGCDGRRAERQYYTDFALALPKDTVILTAGCAKFRYNFLDLGTIGGIPRVIDAGQCNDCYSLVVIAQALAKAFGVDINELPISYNIAWYEQKACLVLYALLSLGVKNITLGPKLPGFVSPGVLKVLVDNFNIGKNSTVEEDMKRMVPA from the coding sequence ATGTTTTGTTATCAATGTGAAGAAACCGCCCGGGGAACCGGATGTACTGTGAAAGGCGTTTGTGGAAAAGAGGATCACACCGCAGGTTTCCAGGATGTGCTTATTTATCTATGCAAAGGGATATCAGCGAGAAACATACCTGCAATTGTAAAGGGAGAGGGTAACAAAGATGCTGGATCTTTTATCACCGAGGCTCTGTTCGCAACCCTGACGAATACTAACTTCGACGACCAGAGAATTAAGGAATTAATCAATCAAGCAGTTATCATTAGGGATGCCATACCGAAATCAGGAGACAACGAACCAGATGCCTGTACCTGGACACCAAAGAGTGATGCTGATATCCAAGCCAAAGCGAAAGAAATCGCTGACCTTGCACATGTCGATGATGATGTTCATTCCCTTCAAGCAATGTTGATCTTTGGTTTGAAAGGACTCGCTGCCTACTATCATCATGCCGAGATGCTCGGATACACGGATGATGAAATTACGAAATTTATCCAGAAAGGACTGGATTCGACTCTTCGCGTTCTGCCGGCTGATCAGATGACCGCCCTGGTTCTTGAGTGTGGTTCAGTGGGGGTAAAAGTGCTTGCACTGCTCGATTCTGCAAATTCTAAAACGTATGGGAATCCTGAGATTACTTCGGTAAAAACCACGGCAGGTACGAAACCAGGTATTCTCATCACAGGTCACGACCTTCGTGACCTGGAACAGCTCCTGGAGCAGTCCAAAGATAGTGGTGTTGATATCTACACTCATGGAGAAATGTTACCCGCAAATGCTTACCCAAACCTGAAGAAGTTCTCTCACCTTGTTGGGAACTACGGATCTTCCTGGTGGCACCAGAAAGAGGAGTTTGAGAAGTTCAACGGTCCTATTGTCGTCACTACGAATTGTATCGTGCCACCCAAGGATCAATACAAGGACAAGATCTATACCACCGGACCAGCAGGATATCCTGGAGTTAAGCATATTGCGAAATCAACAGATGGAACTAAGGACTTCTCAAAGGTCATTGAGCATGCAAAAACCTGTCAGCCCCCCTCGGATCCAGGGACAAATGGTCGTGATCTTATCACTGGCTGTGCTCATGAAGCGGTTCTTGCACTGGCAGGTACCGTTGTTGAAGCGGTAAAGAACGGAGATATCAAGAGATTTATTGTTATGGCCGGATGTGACGGACGTCGGGCTGAGCGCCAATACTACACGGATTTTGCATTAGCTCTTCCAAAAGATACCGTGATCCTGACCGCTGGTTGTGCCAAGTTCCGGTACAATTTCCTGGATCTTGGAACTATCGGAGGCATCCCCCGGGTGATAGATGCAGGTCAGTGCAATGATTGTTATTCACTCGTAGTTATTGCACAGGCACTCGCCAAAGCATTCGGTGTTGATATCAATGAACTTCCTATCTCATACAATATTGCCTGGTATGAGCAGAAGGCCTGTCTTGTGCTGTATGCTCTGCTCTCGCTCGGGGTAAAAAATATCACTCTTGGGCCGAAACTCCCTGGATTTGTTTCCCCCGGAGTGCTGAAGGTTCTGGTTGATAATTTCAACATCGGCAAGAACAGCACTGTAGAAGAAGACATGAAACGGATGGTTCCTGCCTGA
- a CDS encoding winged helix-turn-helix transcriptional regulator, with translation MQEICTVNMTVKYLTRKWTFLIILELYKGDKYTRRFSELKDALEEITPKILSERLKELEEEGIILKKVDATSFPVRCDYTLTESGLDLVEIIRGIKKWALKWKIDNIPCGEQDCKNCVL, from the coding sequence GTGCAAGAGATCTGCACTGTCAATATGACAGTGAAATACCTGACCCGGAAATGGACCTTCCTTATAATCCTGGAGTTGTACAAGGGAGATAAGTATACCCGCCGGTTTTCTGAGCTGAAAGATGCATTAGAAGAGATAACTCCGAAGATCCTTTCAGAGAGGCTAAAAGAACTTGAAGAGGAAGGAATTATTTTAAAAAAGGTTGATGCGACCTCATTTCCGGTAAGATGCGACTATACGCTCACCGAAAGTGGTCTTGACCTGGTTGAGATTATCCGGGGGATTAAGAAATGGGCTTTGAAATGGAAGATCGACAATATTCCCTGTGGGGAGCAGGATTGTAAAAACTGTGTACTCTGA